In one window of Stigmatopora argus isolate UIUO_Sarg chromosome 19, RoL_Sarg_1.0, whole genome shotgun sequence DNA:
- the slc24a4b gene encoding sodium/potassium/calcium exchanger 4 isoform X2, translating into MEQDDTVKASKKKKSMMAKMFKVRKRREMLFVQVCFICSALIVAWTMSTLLTKTGHGMIMEDHTNLQHLGRRLMALDAENETEPKNCSSPAIHEFPDDLFTNDERKSGAILLHIAAALYMFLALAITCDEYFVTSLEKICEKLNLSEDVAGATFMAAGSSAPELFASVIGVFITHGDVGVGTIVGSAVFNILCIIGVCGIFAGQVVVLTWWAVFRDSFYILSVLALIAFIYDEKIVWWESLVLVFMYAGYILIMKFNSSMQSFFAGSSKKNVANGNAATSSEMEDVKPTKTYSRGSVVMVDEIMNASPSKFRFPEAGLRIMVTSHFGPKTRLRMASRLIITEKLVQAANGVETQVIDGKTEMENGNVPEDKPSQEKDEESGISPFRLPKGCGNKIKWLMSWPLLLLLFFTVPNCAKPRWERCFMLSFILSTVWIAIFSYMMVWMVTIIGYTLGIPDVIMGITFLAAGTSVPDCIASLIVARQGLGDMAVSNTIGSNVFDILVGLGVPWAIQTTCVDYGSEVMINSRGLVYSVVLLLGSVALAVLGIHLNKWRLDLKLGIYVLVLYAIFLCISVMIEYNVFTFVNLPMCFED; encoded by the exons ATGGAGCAGGACGATACCGTGAAGGcatccaagaagaagaagagcatGATGGCGAAAATGTTTAAAGTTCGTAAAAGGAGGGAGATGCTGTTTGTCCAGGTGTGTTTCATCTGCAGTGCCCTCATCGTGGCGTGGACTATGTCGACGCTCTTGACCAAAACAG GTCACGGCATGATAATGGAGGACCATACCAACCTGCAGCACTTGGGGAGGCGGCTAATGGCGCTAGATGCTGAAAATGAAACCGAGCCCAAGAATTGTTCATCACCAG caATACACGAGTTCCCCGATGACCTTTTTACAAACGACGAACGAAAGAGCGGTGCCATCCTGCTGCACATTGCGGCG GCCCTGTACATGTTCCTGGCACTCGCCATCACGTGCGACGAGTATTTTGTGACGTCACTAGAGAAAATATGTGAG AAACTAAATCTTAGTGAAGACGTCGCCGGTGCCACCTTTATGGCTGCCGGGAGTTCTGCGCCAGAGCTTTTTGCTTCAGTCATTG GTGTCTTCATCACTCATGGAGACGTGGGGGTGGGAACCATTGTTGGCTCGGCCGTCTTCAACATTCTTTGCATCATTGGAGTGTGCGGTATCTTTGCTggacag GTGGTCGTGCTGACTTGGTGGGCAGTTTTTCGAGATTCCTTCTACATCTTGTCTGTCCTTGCTCTTATAGCA TTCATTTATGACGAGAAGATTGTATG GTGGGAAAGTCTGGTGTTGGTGTTCATGTATGCAGGATACATTCTGATCATGAA ATTCAATTCCAGCATGCAGTCTTTCTTCGCGGGCAGTTCCAAGAAGAATGTGGCCAATGGTAACGCGGCAACCAGCAGTGAGATGGAGGATG TAAAGCCCACCAAAACGTACAGCCGTGGCTCCGTGGTGATGGTGGACGAGATCATGAACGCCAGCCCTTCCAAGTTTCGCTTTCCCGAAGCGGGTCTGCGGATCATGGTCACCAGCCACTTTGGACCCAAGACCCGCCTGCGCATGGCAAGCCGCCTCATCATCACCGAG AAGTTGGTCCAGGCAGCCAACGGTGTGGAGACGCAAGTGATCGACGGCAAGACAGAGATGGAGAACGGGAACGTGCCAGAGGACAAACCCAGCCAGGAGAAAGACGAGGAAAGCGGCATCTCCCCGTTTAGACTCCCTA AGGGATGTGGCAACAAGATCAAGTGGTTGATGTCATGGCCTCTACTCCTCTTGCTCTTCTTCACCGTCCCAAATTGTGCCAAGCCACGCTGGGAGAGATGCTTCATGCTCTCCTTTATTCTTTCAACTGTCTGGATTGCAATCTTCTCCTACATGATGGTCTGGATG GTGACTATAATTGGCTATACTCTGGGAATCCCGGACGTCATCATGGGTATCACCTTCCTGGCAGCAGGCACCAGCGTCCCCGACTGCATTGCTAGTCTCATTGTGGCTCGCCAAG gtttggGAGACATGGCTGTTTCCAACACTATTGGTAGTAATGTGTTTGACATTCTAGTGGGACTTGGCGTCCCCTGGGCCATTCAAACCACGTGTGTCGATTACGGATCAGAG GTGATGATTAACAGTCGAGGACTTGTGTATTCAGTGGTACTTTTGCTGGGATCTGTGGCCCTCGCA GTCCTGGGCATTCACCTGAACAAATGGCGTCTGGACCTGAAGCTGGGCATATATGTTCTCGTCCTGTACGCCATTTTCCTCTGCATTTCGGTCATGATCGAATACAATGTCTTCACCTTTGTCAACCTGCCCATGTGCTTTGAGGATTAA
- the slc24a4b gene encoding sodium/potassium/calcium exchanger 4 isoform X1, which translates to MEQDDTVKASKKKKSMMAKMFKVRKRREMLFVQVCFICSALIVAWTMSTLLTKTGHGMIMEDHTNLQHLGRRLMALDAENETEPKNCSSPAIHEFPDDLFTNDERKSGAILLHIAAALYMFLALAITCDEYFVTSLEKICEKLNLSEDVAGATFMAAGSSAPELFASVIGVFITHGDVGVGTIVGSAVFNILCIIGVCGIFAGQVVVLTWWAVFRDSFYILSVLALIAFIYDEKIVWWESLVLVFMYAGYILIMKFNSSMQSFFAGSSKKNVANGNAATSSEMEDVKPTKTYSRGSVVMVDEIMNASPSKFRFPEAGLRIMVTSHFGPKTRLRMASRLIITERQKLVQAANGVETQVIDGKTEMENGNVPEDKPSQEKDEESGISPFRLPKGCGNKIKWLMSWPLLLLLFFTVPNCAKPRWERCFMLSFILSTVWIAIFSYMMVWMVTIIGYTLGIPDVIMGITFLAAGTSVPDCIASLIVARQGLGDMAVSNTIGSNVFDILVGLGVPWAIQTTCVDYGSEVMINSRGLVYSVVLLLGSVALAVLGIHLNKWRLDLKLGIYVLVLYAIFLCISVMIEYNVFTFVNLPMCFED; encoded by the exons ATGGAGCAGGACGATACCGTGAAGGcatccaagaagaagaagagcatGATGGCGAAAATGTTTAAAGTTCGTAAAAGGAGGGAGATGCTGTTTGTCCAGGTGTGTTTCATCTGCAGTGCCCTCATCGTGGCGTGGACTATGTCGACGCTCTTGACCAAAACAG GTCACGGCATGATAATGGAGGACCATACCAACCTGCAGCACTTGGGGAGGCGGCTAATGGCGCTAGATGCTGAAAATGAAACCGAGCCCAAGAATTGTTCATCACCAG caATACACGAGTTCCCCGATGACCTTTTTACAAACGACGAACGAAAGAGCGGTGCCATCCTGCTGCACATTGCGGCG GCCCTGTACATGTTCCTGGCACTCGCCATCACGTGCGACGAGTATTTTGTGACGTCACTAGAGAAAATATGTGAG AAACTAAATCTTAGTGAAGACGTCGCCGGTGCCACCTTTATGGCTGCCGGGAGTTCTGCGCCAGAGCTTTTTGCTTCAGTCATTG GTGTCTTCATCACTCATGGAGACGTGGGGGTGGGAACCATTGTTGGCTCGGCCGTCTTCAACATTCTTTGCATCATTGGAGTGTGCGGTATCTTTGCTggacag GTGGTCGTGCTGACTTGGTGGGCAGTTTTTCGAGATTCCTTCTACATCTTGTCTGTCCTTGCTCTTATAGCA TTCATTTATGACGAGAAGATTGTATG GTGGGAAAGTCTGGTGTTGGTGTTCATGTATGCAGGATACATTCTGATCATGAA ATTCAATTCCAGCATGCAGTCTTTCTTCGCGGGCAGTTCCAAGAAGAATGTGGCCAATGGTAACGCGGCAACCAGCAGTGAGATGGAGGATG TAAAGCCCACCAAAACGTACAGCCGTGGCTCCGTGGTGATGGTGGACGAGATCATGAACGCCAGCCCTTCCAAGTTTCGCTTTCCCGAAGCGGGTCTGCGGATCATGGTCACCAGCCACTTTGGACCCAAGACCCGCCTGCGCATGGCAAGCCGCCTCATCATCACCGAG CGCCAGAAGTTGGTCCAGGCAGCCAACGGTGTGGAGACGCAAGTGATCGACGGCAAGACAGAGATGGAGAACGGGAACGTGCCAGAGGACAAACCCAGCCAGGAGAAAGACGAGGAAAGCGGCATCTCCCCGTTTAGACTCCCTA AGGGATGTGGCAACAAGATCAAGTGGTTGATGTCATGGCCTCTACTCCTCTTGCTCTTCTTCACCGTCCCAAATTGTGCCAAGCCACGCTGGGAGAGATGCTTCATGCTCTCCTTTATTCTTTCAACTGTCTGGATTGCAATCTTCTCCTACATGATGGTCTGGATG GTGACTATAATTGGCTATACTCTGGGAATCCCGGACGTCATCATGGGTATCACCTTCCTGGCAGCAGGCACCAGCGTCCCCGACTGCATTGCTAGTCTCATTGTGGCTCGCCAAG gtttggGAGACATGGCTGTTTCCAACACTATTGGTAGTAATGTGTTTGACATTCTAGTGGGACTTGGCGTCCCCTGGGCCATTCAAACCACGTGTGTCGATTACGGATCAGAG GTGATGATTAACAGTCGAGGACTTGTGTATTCAGTGGTACTTTTGCTGGGATCTGTGGCCCTCGCA GTCCTGGGCATTCACCTGAACAAATGGCGTCTGGACCTGAAGCTGGGCATATATGTTCTCGTCCTGTACGCCATTTTCCTCTGCATTTCGGTCATGATCGAATACAATGTCTTCACCTTTGTCAACCTGCCCATGTGCTTTGAGGATTAA